The sequence TAGAACTGCAAAATGCACTTGGGCTGTTAAATCTCTAATTACTCATCAATAATTTAAAATGGATGGAATAAACAATTTGCTCAAAGAAATTTCAATCAGTAAATCTTACAAATCAAACCCCAAAAACCGCAAAAGAAATCGTGTTATTTGGCTCAACTTTGTATCAATAAATAATTTAAAATAAATAAAAATGGAAAATACGAATTTACAATTCAAGACAAATATCAATTGCAGCAGCTGCGTAGCAAAAGTAACCCCTTTCTTAAATGATGCCGAAGGTATCGGACAATGGGAAGTGGACACTGCGAATAGAGAAAAAATCCTCACCTTGAAATCTGAAGGAATTACTGAACAAAAAGTGATAGAAGCAGTTCAAAAAGCAGGTTTCAAAATTGAACCCATAAAATAGTTTAAAAAGATGAAAAAGGTAATCAATACATTGTTGGGCGTAACGGTTTGCTTAGTTACTTTATCGGCCTGTAACAATGTGGAAAATAAAAAAAATAAAGATATGACAACTCACGAGCACACAGACAAAGAAAGCGTTTACGCTTGCCCGATGCACCCGGAAGTAACCGGAAAACAAGGAGAAAAATGCACTAAATGTGGAATGGATTTGAAAGCAGTTAATGCTGAAAATACAGTTGCGTATGAGGTGCAGTTAACTACTTCTCCACAAAATGTGGAAGCTGGAAAACCAACTCAATTGACACTTGCTGTTAAGCAAAACGAAAAAATAGTACCACTTGATATTTCACACGAGATGAAATTACATTTAATGGTGGTAAGTGAAGATTTAAACTGGTTTCGCCACATCCATCCGGAAGAGCAGAAAGACGATGCGTATGCGATTACGGAAACATTCCCGACTGGTGGAAAGTATCTGCTGTTTTCTGATTTTAAACCGAGCGGTGGTGAACAAACTTTGAACAAGCAGGAAATTGATGTGCAGGGAAAAAGCAACCCGGTTAATAATGATATTTCGACTAAGTATATCTCAAAAGTTGATGGATTTACCGCAACCCTTCTTAATGGAAGCGACTTTAAAACCAACAAAACACAGCACCTGGAAATTTCCATCGAAAAAGACGGAAAGAAATTAATCGAAAAGGATTTGCAGCAATATTTAGGCGCTTCTGCCCATATCGTAATGATTGGCAAAGTTGGCAAAGAATTTCTGCATATTCATCCGGTATCAGACAGCCGTTTTCCAGTTTTTGCACAGACACAAATCGAAAAGGCTGGAATTTACAGAATGTGGGCACAGTTTAAAATAGATGGAAAAGTGCATACAGCAGATTTTACAGTTGATGTTACCGAAGGAAAAAAAGGCGAAAACGAAGAAAAGTCGCATGCACATCAACACTAAAAAGTTTAATTTTGGATGTTGAATAGAGCAATCGCAAATTTATCCAATAGAATTATAAAAATGGCTGTTCCAACCAATAAAGAAGAATTACAAAAAACGATTGTTGAGAATTTTTCCAAATTAGATAAAGAATTATCTACAATTCCTTACGATATGACCAGCCTTCAAGAATTGGAAGGGCATTCTAAAGGAACATTAATGAGCATCAATAATTTGGTTTCCTATCTTATCGGTTGGGGAGAATTGGTTTTGAAATGGAACAAGAAGATAGATAATAAAGAAATTGTTGATTTTCCAGAAACAGGTTACAAATGGAACGAACTTGGAAAACTTGCCCAAAAATTCTATGTAGATTATAAAGATGATGACTTCAATATTTTAACTGAAAAATTGAACAAAAACGTTGAACAGATTTTAGAATTGATAGAAAACAAATCGAATAAGGAACTTTACGAAGTAAGCTGGTACGAAAAATGGACTTTGGGAAGAATGATACAATTCAATACGGCTTCGCCTTACACCAACGCAAGAGGAAGAATTCGTAAATGGAAAAAGGGACAAAACATAAAATAATAATACTAGCAAAGATTAGTAACAACTTCTTTTCTTTCCAGATTGCGACCCATCAAATAAAAGTATAAAAAAAATGGAAATCAATAAATTAGACAATCCAACCTGGCATTCTTTGAACGAAACCCATAAAGATTTTGCGGTAGAGTTTGATGGCATCAAGTTTTATCATCCTGATTACTGTCCTTTCGGAGGCTTTTTAAATTCAGACAAAACCGCAACCGGAATTGGAGAATATGCTTCGTTAACGAACAATTTTTTCGTAGTAGGTGACCAACCAAATAATAATGATACAGTTCGGCTGAACAACGAACTGGTCTGCAATCAGATGGTTCTTGATACACAAATTGACCTGGAAATAAAGGAGCGCATCGTTGAACTTCAAACAGCAATTCATAAGGCTGATTTATTTAACCTTGTGAATTTGGTTCAACCTGGTTATTTTAAAAACAAAACATCAGATTTAGGCAATTATTTTGGCATCTATAAGGATGATAAGCTAGTTGCGGTAACTGGCGAACGAATGAAAATGGATGCATATACCGAACTAAGTGCTATCGTTACACACCCCGATTTCACAGGAAAAGGCTATGCAAAACAGTTGATAAAATTTGCAAGCGACAAAATTTTCGACGAACAAAAAATCCCGTATTTACACGTTGCCAACACCAATATCGGAGCCATAAAATTATATGAAAAGCTAGGTTTTCAAACCAGAAGGGAAATCAGTTTTTGGAATTTTATTACAAAATAGAAATGACACATCAACAGCCAAGGTCATTAGTTACGACAGATTTAATAGTAAAATCTGAGCCGAGTAATCCGGATAAAATCAACCCTGCGTTTTGTCGCGGGGTTTTCTTTTGAATTTCTATGTTGTTTATTAAAGATAACTCTACAACAAAGTATAATGAATTACGACAACAAGAGTGAAAAATTGCTATTAGTTCCACAGATGAAGTAAAAATAGCAATTGAATTCAGGTTTCGTACTTTGAATGTCTGCAAATATAAAAAACATAAGTCGTTGATAGGTTGATCTATATTGTATGTTTTGAAAAACTTTCGGATATTTGGGTGTTAGCAGATATTTTAAAAAAAAACGTACAATGAAATATATCACAAGAGGATTTTTGCTTCTCCAAATATTTTGGATTTTTGCTTGTTCAACCACGAATCAAACTGATAATCCGAAGAATGACGAAATAAAACAACTCCTTGGAAAGAATTTGGCAAAACAGTGAATATGAAGCTAGGAGCAGCATTGATATTAGAAAACGGACAACGAATTTGGATGGACGAAATGCATAGTTGGCCCGACGGATTTTATACTGAAAAAGAAACTAAAAGTGCTAAAGTGACAGGTGTTTTGATAGAAAGACATGACCTGCCGGTTTTTGTTCCAAATGAAAATGACTCAATAATGCAACAAGGAATTCCAGTGCCAAAAGATACAGACCTAAAAGAAGCAAGTCACAGATATTTGTTTAGGTAAGTATATACTAGTTTACACAAAGGTAAAAAATATAAAAGAGGATTAATTGCTTAGTCCTCTTTTATATTTTGGTTAGTTGAAGTTGATTCCGTCTTTAGTAATTTTAAATTTCATATCATATCTATGGCTGTAATTTTTAGCAATCTCTTGAAATTCTTCAGGAGATAGACCAAATTTTTCTTTAGCAATTTCATATGAAACACTTGCTCCTGAGTTATTAATTGATTTTTCACCAATGTAATCGAAAATAATTTTAACCATATAACAATTTTTACTGAGCAAAACCGTTTCTGCTCATACATAAAGATAGTGAAAATGAATTTAATAAGAAAATTTTTTTTAAGATGTTAGCAACTCCTCAAAAAACAAAATCTGCCGTAACTTCGTTTAAAAAATAAAGCTATGGCAGATTTAAAAAAGATTACGAACGAAGAATTGCTTGAAGAATTAAAAACTCGTGGATTTTGGACTATGTTTGACAGGCAAAATCCTGTACAACGTTTTTTAGTTTCGGTTAATCCGCCAACAGAGCAATTGCTTTTGGGTTATGATCCTAATTGGAATAAATACAAAAGGCATTGTTTGCCGTTAATCCTGTAAATAAAAATCATAGAAAGACATTATTAAAGATTGGTTTGAAAATAAGTACATTATTGGTCAAGGCGTAAAACTAAGAGGTTTAGTGGGACCTAGAAAAGCCGAATCTGATTTATATTTTAGTTAGTATATCATTTTATGTGTATTTTTGGTGCCATATTATTATGGCTAACGAGAGCGAAATCAATCCTGGAAATCCACAACCAAATAGAATTAATTGGTTGGCATTTTTCCAATCATTAGATACTAAATATGGGCGATTGGGATTGTTTTCAAGCATTTTAGTGCTCGGTTATACCGGTGGATACTTTTCTTCAAGTTTCATAAAAGATAGAGAAATAGTTATTTTAGAAAGGCAGTATAATGACCTGAAAAGCGAACTGAATTTACAAAAAATTCAGTTCGAAACAGAAAGATCAGATCATAAAGTGGAAATGAACCGCATTACAATAATATTAATAAATACTAGAGATAGTCTAAAAAATGGCAGAAAAAAATAGCGAAAAAACATTTTCATACTACTTGGATGAAATAGCAAATTTAGCCGAATTCTTGAAGACATACCCTGAAGGCAGTGTTTCAAATAATGCAACTATAATTGCAAAAAACATTTCAGAGCTTAAACAAGCGCTGAGAGGAATAAGATTAATGCTTTTGTTTTTATCTACAGTAACTTTCATTTGTATAATTGTAACAATATTTTCAGTTAGTAGTAGCAAATTTAGAAGTTATTTTGTAGACGAGAAGATTGCGTTAAAAGACAGTTTGTTAAATCTGAATGAAAAAGATAATTATATTAAATATAGGAAATTAAATGGAAAACTGATAACTTACAGTGATTTGATTAAGGGTAATGATTCTTTAGAAACCAAATTGTTAAAAACTGAAGCTGAATTAAGCTTAGCAAAATCAGATTTAGAGTTGTGTAATACATTGTTAAAATCAGCTAAAAGCAATGAAGCTTATTATAAAGATAATTCTAAATTTTACGAAGACAATTATAGATACTATGAAGATTTAAACAGTAAAAGACAATTGGATGACATTAAAGATTTAACAAAAAATATTCAAAACATGAAAAAAGTTGATTCTGGAAAAATTTTATTAAATGTCTTTAGAAAAAACATGAAATATGATTCTAAAAGTAAATCTTGGACAATTGATCTGAACCGAAAGTAAGGTCAGTAAATCTTATCTACTCCGAGTGGGAACTTTTATTTTAATACGTCAATTTTTGTCGCTAGCAGCCCTTAGTTTTGATAAAAAATAATCATACATCTCTATTTAGAATAATTACAAATTACATTATAGGATAAAAATCATTGTGTGGATGAATCATAATATAGTGGGATTATATATATTTACACAATGAAAATGATGTTGTTTGGAATTATTACAAATAAAAACTTAGCATATTTTTTGTAATAAAGAAATAATATTATCATTCATAACAAATCACACAATCAAAAAACTAAATGAATATGTCGACAAAACAATCAAAACCTACAAGGGATAAGGGTGACCGAAAAGGCTGGCCAACTATTGAAAAGGCTAGACATATTAAGCTATCAGAAGCTAATAAAGTAAACGTGTACAACCCTATCACACGTGAAGTAACGAAAGTATCTCTTTCCTGGTAAAATGGAAGGTTATAAAATATACAATGAAAGAACATGTCCAGCTGTAAAAGCTGGACATTCTGTTAAAAATACATACGAATATTATTTCCGATCAGATAAAAGTAAGCTTATTTATGTTATTGAGGCTACATATCACGAAGGTAATTTTTTTGCTGTAAAATTCTTTTGCAAGTCACATCGCTTTAGTAAAAACAAGTATTCGCTTCAAACAAGAACAGATGAACCTTTTAAGATAATGTGGACATGTACTCAGGTTTTACCTAAATTAATAGAACAATATCCACAATGTTCCTTTGTAGCAATTGGTGCAAGATCAATCTCTGGAAAAAAGATAGAAGACCCTCAAGACACTATAAGGTTCAAAATGTATAAAAGGCACATCTTTAATCTTTTTAAAGACAATCAATATATTTTACTCGATATACCTGAAAACAGCGGAATTGCAATGGTAAATATAGAAGATGCTGCATCAAAGTATCTGGAAACACAAGATGATAAAGTTTTCCAAACCGCAGCACTTAAAATAATAGCTAAAATAAAAACTGTTATTGTGGACTGTTATGATGATATACATATTCCTGAGTAGACTTGAAAATAATTATTAAATTTACATAGGTCGTTTTTAAACCGATTAGAATTCTTATGAGTCTGCTTATTAAATTGGACTCATTTTATTTTTGATAAGGGAAATTTCGTGATAACTTTCGCATCATACTTTCAATAAGATCGTCAGTTCCTTTTCTATAGTTATCATCCATTGTTTTGTAAAACCTCCACACCATTTCTCCGGATGTTCCATCATTCAAAACCATAGTAAGAGTTCCTGATCCTGTTTTACCGCCTGTCCCTAACCACATCACATTATTTCGTGCCTGCTTGTCGGTTCTCGTTTGCTCGTTTTCAAATTTTCCACTTATCACTGCATCTACATCAAGAATTTTCGCTATTTCATCCTTGGTTAAATCATTCATTTTATCGAAAACTCCCGCTCTTTTTAGTAGAATATTAGTTTTCTCTACATCTTGAAATTCAACAGTGTAATCTTTTCTTCTTCGCAACATAAACGTGTACATACTAGTTTGAATACTATTTGACATTGTTTCCTCCTGTTGTCTATTAAATTCTGCATTAAGTGCTTCGTTCTGCTTTCTATGAGTAATCGCTATGTTAAAAGGTAGAATAGCAACTTTCTTATGTTTCGTAATTACTTGTTTTAAATTATCAGCTTCGAATATCTGTTTTTGAGCGGTGAAAAATGTTGCAAATGAGATTGCAATTAAGGTGATTAGTTTTTTCATTATTTAAGATCTGTTTTTATTTTACTATTAGGAAATAATTTTGTCATTGATTTGAAAATATTGCTTGCTTTATCCTTATTTGTTCCATAGAAAAAAGCTGTGAATATATATCTGTGTTGAGTTTCTGGTTTAGTTAATCCATTCTCTTTGTAATAAATTTCGACAGGAATTTGTTTATTAAGAATAATATCTGCCATAATAAAACCATCAGATCCATCATTGGAATTTATTTGAATAACATCTTCTGGATTAAATTCTAATGATTGAAAATTTACTGTTCCATTTCCTAATATTTGCTTGTTTGTATATTTTACAAGATTTAGATTATCATTATAGATAAATCCTCCTTCTATTTTTTCAAGCATATCCTCCTTTACAGTAAAGTAATTTAGATTATTAAATAGTTCTGATTTTGATTGAGCATTAAATGCGTAAGAAATTGAAATTAAAAATAGAATGAATAACTTTTTCATTTGTTATTAGTTTACTTCACTTAGTCCCAAAATGAAAGGTTTATAAATGCAGAAAGCGTGGAACTATTACTTCATTTGTTGAAAGAGGTTCTGACAAAACCCAACACCACAAACAAGTATAGACCCACGCCATAGGCATGAACATCAACTGTTTATTCTGTAGTGTTGTTTTGAATTGTCAGATTCCTTTCAACAGAATAAAAGCAAACGCTTTATTTTTTTTTCGATAAATATTCTGGCAAAAATAATGGTTTAAAGTGTTAAAAAACAACATCTAACTAAAAATATTTTGTAAATTTGTGTTGCTATTTTACACGTAATGATAAACACAGATATTAAATCGGTATTACAGCTACTTAATACCTTTTCTACAGAGGAAAAATGCATTGAACATTTAGAACAAATGAGATGGGGCGGCATTATTGTCAGTCCTTTTGATTCATCGTCGGCTGTTTATAAATGTAAAGGAGATAGGTATAGATGTAAAAATACTGGTAAATATTTCAATGTTAAAACAGGATCAATGTTTGAAAACACAAAGATCAGTTTACGTAAATGGTTCTTGGCAATCTGGCTTGTAACTTCACATAAAAAAGGAATTAGTTCTATTCAGCTTTCAAAAGATATTGACGTTACACAGAAGACAGCCTGGTTTGTACTTCAAAGAATCAGAGCTTGTTTCGGAATAGAAAACAATAATGAACTTGAAGGAATAGTAGAATGTGACGAAACTTTTATCGGAGGGAAAAATAAAAACAGACACAAGGATAAGAAAGTACATAATTCTCAAGGTAGAAGCTTTAAAGACAAAACACCTGTAATGGGAATGCTGCAGAGGGACGGAAAGATGAACGCATTTGTAGTTCCGGACACAAAGAGAATTAGTATACAGCCATTAATTTGTAGGTTGGTAAATCCTGAAACTACAATACTGATCAGTGATGAATGGCATGGGTATACCGGATTAAACAAATATTACGACCATAAGATAATCGATCATTCCAAAAAAGAATACGTAAGTTTACAGGATAGTAATATTCACACAAACAATATAGAGGGAAGTTGGAATATTTTAAAGAAGAGCGTTTCCGGAATGTATAATCACGTTTCTCGAAAACACCTTCAAAAATATGTAGACGAGTTTGTTTACAGATTCAATTTAAGAAAGACTCCGGATAATGAAAAGTTCAAACATTTATTAGTAAATAGTGATGTGAGAACAAAGTATAAAGACTTAGCAGCTTAAATATGTTAGTACAAGAACTAAAACAAAAAGGCGTGAAAAGCGTAATAATGAATGGCATCGAATATTTTGACGTTGCCGACATAAAAGAAAATCATCCTGATTTAAAGATAGACATTAAGAAGATTCTTATTGTTGGAAGGAAATCGTACATAATCGCAGAATACATTGAACAGCTTACAGATTTCGATAAGGTGATGAAAAGTTTATTCAACGTTAAAAACTAAAAATACTCTCTAAATAACTAGAGAGTATTTTTTTGGTTTACTTCAGAATATATTTCTATATTTATAAAAGGTTATCCATTTAAATGTCTAATCGGTGAAACGAAGAAGCACCGAAGATGACACGGTGGTGGTTGTCATTTTAAAACTTGAAATATTATGGGCGCAAAACCTAAAACCAAGTTTGTAAAAGTTCATGTACCAACGAAAGACGGTAGATCGTTCTTTTACAGAAGTAAACCTAAAAGCTGTAAAAAGTAATTAGGTTTAGGGGCGGTCTAATCACCGTCCCTTTTCCTTTTGTAAATATATAACAAATTCTATTTACTTTCTATTTCCTAACTTTGTGTAAAGTGGTATGTAGTTACCTTTGTTTATTAAATATAAATGGAATGAAATTAAATAGAAAAACATCTGCTAACAAGGGTTTTGCGTCAGGCAGACTGAGTGCTAAATTCCACGGTAGTATTTCAATTAAACTTTAGTAATAATATCAACTTTTGTGCTTCGATTTCCCGCCTGAACGCAAAGCCCCAAAACGTTAGCTGTAACCAAAAAAAAAACTGTGTCAAAATTAATAATTCCTTTTATTTTAATAACCTTAATGTCTTGCGATCAAAATAAAAAGACAATAATTACGAGTAACAAAAATAATTATGAAACCATAAATTCTATGACAGAATATTGGAAAGAATTTCAAAAAAACAATAGTGAATATACTAATGTTGAGCAACCTCAATCTTTTTTCTTTTGTGATAATAAAAGAGAGGCTGATGAATGTGCCGACTTAGTTGTTCAAAAAATTAAACAAGCTACCTCACCATCTGTATGGTGGTTTAAGAAAAATAATGAACCATTTCCAAAAATTGGAGATATTGCTATTGTTACAAATTGGGATGGAGAACCTAAAGCAATAATAAAGACAATAAAAGTAGAAATAGTTAAATTTAAAGATATTACACCAGAATACGCTCAAATTGAAGGGGAAGGAGATAAAACATTGGATTATTGGAAAAAAGCACATTGGGATTATTACACTAATGAAATGAAAGAATTCAATGAATATCCGAGCGAAGAAATGGAAATTGTATGCGAATATTTTGAAACTATTTGGTGAAAAACCTGACTACAGCTATTGGAAATCGCGGGCGGAAAGTCTATAATTCAAGTTTTGCGCTTCGGTTCAATTTTGTATTTTAGTTGAAAGTCTCTGCTCGATTTACCACCATCGCAAGCACCGAAACATTATTTGATATTTTACAAAAAATCAATTTTTCACTAACAATTTTTCTATCGCATTTACAGCCAATTGTAATTCTGTTTCATTCATCGAAGCAAAACCAAACCTAAAAGAATTTAGTTCATTATCTAATCTGACTATCTGCAACGCATCATTTGATTGTAATTGCTCGACAGAAAACCCTTTATTAAGCGTTATCCAAACAGCCATTCCGCCTGTTGGCATCGTATAAGAAACATACTCGTCTAATTTTTCTTTCAGTAACGCATCTAAAAAATCTCTTCGTTGGTGGTAGATTTTCTTGGCTTTTTTCAGATGTCTTTTCAATTCGCCCTCTTTTATCAAGGCAGCCAAAGCATTCTGCATATATCCATCGCCACCCACGTCTATTATTTTTCTGAAAGCCGTACATTGTTCAATAAAATTTTTCGGAGCTACCATAAAACCAATACGTAAAGCAGGGTCTAATAGTTTGGAAAAAGAGCCAATATAAATCACGTTTCCGTTGTGATTTCCACTTGCCAAAGGCAGGTAAGGCGAAGAGGTATAATGATAATCGTAGTCGTAATCATCTTCGATAATGGCAAACGAAAACTGTTTGGAAAGTTCCAGTAATTTCACTCGTCTTTCCACACTTAGCGTTACGGTTGTAGGATAATGATGATGAGGAATGACATACACGGCATCAATTTTTGTCCGTTTACATATCTTTTCAATGGCATCTGTATCAATGCCCTTGTCATCTACATTTACCTCAATAATGGTCGCTTCGGTTTCTTCAAAAGTTTTATTGGCAACAGGATAATTAGGTTTACCTACAATGATATTGGACGAACGCCCTAAAAGCAGTTGGGCAGACAAATAAATACTCATTTGTGCCCCGTGAGTAATCAAAATATGATCAGCCGAAATGTTTATCCCCCTTGTTACCGACAGGTAATTAACCAGTTCCTCCCGAAGTTTCAGTGTTCCCTGCGTAGTTCCGATATTTGCGTTTTTAATAGCATACTTTTTTGACGTAAGTGAGCGGTATGTTTTCAATAAATCATCTATTGGCGATAATCTTACGTCAGGATGTCCGTCATCAATAATAATATCGGGATATACAACATTATTTTCCTCAAATCCTTTCTCTTCTATCATTCTAAAAGGTATATCCAAATCATTTTCATAGGCTGTCAGTATGTTGTTGGGTTCGCTCCACTTTTGAGGTTTGAGTAACGGAATGTGTTCCGAAACAGCCACGTGTTTTC comes from Chryseobacterium sp. 3008163 and encodes:
- a CDS encoding heavy-metal-associated domain-containing protein encodes the protein MENTNLQFKTNINCSSCVAKVTPFLNDAEGIGQWEVDTANREKILTLKSEGITEQKVIEAVQKAGFKIEPIK
- a CDS encoding heavy metal-binding domain-containing protein; amino-acid sequence: MKKVINTLLGVTVCLVTLSACNNVENKKNKDMTTHEHTDKESVYACPMHPEVTGKQGEKCTKCGMDLKAVNAENTVAYEVQLTTSPQNVEAGKPTQLTLAVKQNEKIVPLDISHEMKLHLMVVSEDLNWFRHIHPEEQKDDAYAITETFPTGGKYLLFSDFKPSGGEQTLNKQEIDVQGKSNPVNNDISTKYISKVDGFTATLLNGSDFKTNKTQHLEISIEKDGKKLIEKDLQQYLGASAHIVMIGKVGKEFLHIHPVSDSRFPVFAQTQIEKAGIYRMWAQFKIDGKVHTADFTVDVTEGKKGENEEKSHAHQH
- a CDS encoding ClbS/DfsB family four-helix bundle protein, yielding MLNRAIANLSNRIIKMAVPTNKEELQKTIVENFSKLDKELSTIPYDMTSLQELEGHSKGTLMSINNLVSYLIGWGELVLKWNKKIDNKEIVDFPETGYKWNELGKLAQKFYVDYKDDDFNILTEKLNKNVEQILELIENKSNKELYEVSWYEKWTLGRMIQFNTASPYTNARGRIRKWKKGQNIK
- a CDS encoding GNAT family N-acetyltransferase; the protein is MEINKLDNPTWHSLNETHKDFAVEFDGIKFYHPDYCPFGGFLNSDKTATGIGEYASLTNNFFVVGDQPNNNDTVRLNNELVCNQMVLDTQIDLEIKERIVELQTAIHKADLFNLVNLVQPGYFKNKTSDLGNYFGIYKDDKLVAVTGERMKMDAYTELSAIVTHPDFTGKGYAKQLIKFASDKIFDEQKIPYLHVANTNIGAIKLYEKLGFQTRREISFWNFITK
- a CDS encoding IS1595 family transposase, with the protein product MINTDIKSVLQLLNTFSTEEKCIEHLEQMRWGGIIVSPFDSSSAVYKCKGDRYRCKNTGKYFNVKTGSMFENTKISLRKWFLAIWLVTSHKKGISSIQLSKDIDVTQKTAWFVLQRIRACFGIENNNELEGIVECDETFIGGKNKNRHKDKKVHNSQGRSFKDKTPVMGMLQRDGKMNAFVVPDTKRISIQPLICRLVNPETTILISDEWHGYTGLNKYYDHKIIDHSKKEYVSLQDSNIHTNNIEGSWNILKKSVSGMYNHVSRKHLQKYVDEFVYRFNLRKTPDNEKFKHLLVNSDVRTKYKDLAA
- a CDS encoding ASCH domain-containing protein, with the translated sequence MSKLIIPFILITLMSCDQNKKTIITSNKNNYETINSMTEYWKEFQKNNSEYTNVEQPQSFFFCDNKREADECADLVVQKIKQATSPSVWWFKKNNEPFPKIGDIAIVTNWDGEPKAIIKTIKVEIVKFKDITPEYAQIEGEGDKTLDYWKKAHWDYYTNEMKEFNEYPSEEMEIVCEYFETIW
- a CDS encoding PLP-dependent aminotransferase family protein, with protein sequence MLPYEHIIIIDKESKIPVYRQIAVSIINAIRNGTLKAGTHLPSSRELAKTLGVHRKTVIAGYEELDAQDWIMIVPRKHVAVSEHIPLLKPQKWSEPNNILTAYENDLDIPFRMIEEKGFEENNVVYPDIIIDDGHPDVRLSPIDDLLKTYRSLTSKKYAIKNANIGTTQGTLKLREELVNYLSVTRGINISADHILITHGAQMSIYLSAQLLLGRSSNIIVGKPNYPVANKTFEETEATIIEVNVDDKGIDTDAIEKICKRTKIDAVYVIPHHHYPTTVTLSVERRVKLLELSKQFSFAIIEDDYDYDYHYTSSPYLPLASGNHNGNVIYIGSFSKLLDPALRIGFMVAPKNFIEQCTAFRKIIDVGGDGYMQNALAALIKEGELKRHLKKAKKIYHQRRDFLDALLKEKLDEYVSYTMPTGGMAVWITLNKGFSVEQLQSNDALQIVRLDNELNSFRFGFASMNETELQLAVNAIEKLLVKN